In Bdellovibrionales bacterium, the following proteins share a genomic window:
- a CDS encoding AgmX/PglI C-terminal domain-containing protein produces MQETYRRLILENEMGRVVRTLDWESESAVLVFRHDTNRIEIHPDLRWLDQEGIEYTIIRDEFSRTQLEQTPIEIEGIGRLALVPHVSSHESNIKIVEEDGSRHWWRSLAMSTVGIGGLIFLSLSMPREIPQPAEAPTVEHVVKLIKEKPQVVEQPEPAKPLVVSPRQALPHSFGKSSGGPLIGGGGSGGGIKRMGALGVLGTLTGTGQKQFGGVNLGAIKTSPGPGRGGGTASSGGVQTTLYGRGILSAPLGGGGNIYGSGGIGTDGIGSTGKGGGQDGGGQIALYGANGDGTSSYGTKGKGGGKDGYGQNTMIGSAGGAPVPLGREAIIQGGLDSEMISAVIQKNMGQVRFCYEQGLQGDPKLSGRVAINFIIGTSGLVKIADIGSTSLNSKIVEDCILLRLKTWKFPLPEGGVEVKVSYPFLLRRTGQG; encoded by the coding sequence ATGCAGGAAACTTATCGGCGGTTGATTTTAGAGAATGAAATGGGTCGAGTTGTTCGAACTCTTGACTGGGAGAGTGAATCAGCTGTTCTCGTTTTTCGGCACGATACCAACCGCATTGAAATCCATCCAGATCTAAGGTGGCTAGATCAGGAAGGCATCGAATATACAATTATCCGTGATGAATTTTCTCGCACTCAGCTTGAACAGACACCGATTGAGATAGAAGGAATTGGTCGCTTGGCACTCGTTCCTCATGTATCCAGCCATGAATCAAATATCAAAATAGTCGAGGAGGATGGAAGTCGACACTGGTGGCGGAGTCTTGCAATGTCGACAGTCGGTATTGGTGGATTGATTTTTTTGTCGTTATCAATGCCTCGGGAGATTCCTCAACCAGCTGAGGCGCCAACAGTGGAACATGTCGTCAAACTAATCAAAGAGAAACCTCAAGTGGTGGAACAGCCAGAGCCTGCTAAACCTCTGGTGGTATCACCGAGACAAGCCTTGCCGCATTCATTTGGGAAATCTTCAGGCGGGCCTCTCATAGGTGGAGGCGGGAGCGGTGGTGGGATCAAGCGTATGGGTGCTCTCGGAGTATTGGGAACTTTGACAGGCACAGGTCAAAAGCAGTTTGGTGGAGTGAACTTGGGGGCTATCAAAACCTCTCCGGGCCCAGGGCGAGGGGGAGGAACGGCGAGCAGTGGAGGAGTTCAGACAACACTCTATGGTCGAGGGATTTTGTCGGCACCTCTAGGTGGTGGAGGAAATATTTATGGCTCGGGAGGCATCGGGACCGATGGGATCGGCTCGACCGGCAAGGGTGGAGGTCAAGACGGAGGGGGCCAAATCGCTCTCTATGGAGCGAACGGAGATGGGACCAGTAGTTATGGAACCAAAGGTAAAGGCGGAGGCAAAGACGGATATGGACAAAATACCATGATCGGTTCGGCCGGAGGCGCTCCTGTTCCTTTGGGAAGAGAGGCAATCATTCAAGGCGGTCTCGATAGTGAGATGATCTCGGCGGTGATTCAAAAAAATATGGGACAAGTCCGATTTTGTTACGAGCAGGGATTGCAGGGTGATCCAAAGCTTTCGGGAAGAGTGGCCATAAATTTCATTATTGGAACAAGTGGTTTGGTAAAAATCGCGGACATAGGGAGCACATCGCTCAATTCAAAGATCGTTGAAGATTGCATTCTGCTTCGTTTGAAAACATGGAAATTTCCGTTACCCGAGGGGGGAGTTGAGGTCAAAGTATCATACCCCTTCCTATTGCGTAGGACCGGCCAGGGCTGA
- a CDS encoding biopolymer transporter ExbD — protein sequence MARDKKDLDFELNLIPFISLLSALICSLLLSATLINIGSMNVKHAIGGQSLAETKKVPVVWAHMEEDGGLTFLLKDAGKVSGKFEKTRVEGIDGFLNLEAVERQLGILKDVVPELKTVLIQPRVNSVFEQIIALMDLCKKVGLVDLGIAPL from the coding sequence ATGGCCAGGGACAAGAAGGATCTTGATTTTGAGTTAAATCTGATTCCCTTTATCTCGCTCTTATCCGCTTTGATTTGCTCGCTCTTGCTCTCGGCCACTCTGATAAACATTGGTTCCATGAATGTTAAGCATGCCATTGGCGGTCAGTCATTGGCCGAAACGAAGAAGGTTCCAGTTGTTTGGGCGCACATGGAAGAGGATGGTGGATTAACTTTTCTTCTCAAGGACGCGGGGAAGGTGTCAGGGAAATTTGAGAAAACACGTGTTGAGGGGATAGACGGCTTTTTAAACCTCGAGGCAGTTGAGCGCCAATTGGGCATTCTGAAGGACGTTGTTCCGGAGCTGAAAACGGTGCTGATTCAACCCAGGGTCAATTCTGTTTTTGAGCAAATCATAGCTCTAATGGATCTCTGCAAGAAGGTGGGTTTGGTTGATTTAGGTATAGCTCCTCTTTGA
- a CDS encoding GNAT family N-acetyltransferase, translating to MRIHIRDADRSNFNEIDLLIGRAMEAVLETIPEFNSDPKLAREVFPDFTYEKTKGIILGSDSTDRHHRILVASDEHEELIGHSVFSIKTDSDNLAYGSFFSHYLTPEHRRFGIASRLLASAEEWMVALGAKYAKAQAHVKNIKAQNLFRKCGYQVTGSLIGRWPYYELKKNW from the coding sequence ATGAGAATCCATATTCGAGATGCAGACAGATCTAATTTCAATGAGATTGACCTCCTGATTGGCCGGGCCATGGAGGCGGTTCTCGAAACAATTCCCGAGTTCAACAGCGATCCAAAGCTCGCTCGCGAGGTGTTTCCTGATTTTACCTACGAAAAGACAAAAGGCATCATCCTGGGGTCAGACTCTACTGATCGGCATCATCGGATTCTAGTCGCCTCTGATGAACACGAAGAACTTATAGGACATTCAGTTTTTTCTATCAAAACCGATTCTGACAACTTGGCTTACGGAAGTTTTTTTAGTCACTACCTCACACCGGAACATCGTCGTTTTGGAATTGCTTCACGATTGTTAGCTTCGGCCGAAGAATGGATGGTGGCCCTGGGAGCCAAGTATGCGAAGGCCCAGGCACACGTTAAAAATATAAAAGCACAGAACTTATTTCGTAAATGCGGCTATCAGGTAACGGGGTCTCTCATCGGTCGCTGGCCCTATTATGAGCTAAAGAAAAATTGGTAG
- a CDS encoding TIGR03545 family protein has translation MSSSKTPEKEKDKAKKVKGPVRWEAVVPVTVICVCAGLYFSFLFDSHLRYLIEYTGTHVHGAEVNVGRVKTSFLGGSFRLSELQITDKEDPSRNIVSIGEIRFGFLWDALLRAKFVVEEASIVDIQAFSPRMRPGKILPIEVSVKDGKSPALAKLESGIIDQTKKEFEGNLLSDLANIIEGADPTAQIKNLESNLKSSLKIKELETSLKEKQALWDARIKALPKSEVLKDFEARVKAIKVDTKDPVKFAASIGEIQSLVKEADQKIKSVKETSDGVSNDLKTIDTAFKDLDQVIKQDIQDLEKHFKIPQIDVGDFSKKLFGKMFANKLVTIQKYMTVAREYLPPQKTEEQKKASADEQIVPRPRSDGKTYRFPVTRGYPLFWLKKASINSEPSQSNEYSGRVRGELLDLTSDPAQIGKPTVINFEGDFPKQMLMGLVTKITLDHTTDKPKESMQASIASFPVQPQKFSDSLEVKLVLTQAKGSSDLNAVLEDEELKIAVKNNFADLKYDIEARSKMVHEILTNVTSGIPVITLDASATGNWKKLNLGLRSNLGDEIAKGFKKQLDEKIEQARAKIKALIDEKIAGERAKFTAELDKVKAQVNKEIEKVNSEVNRAKKDAEDHLTGSKKSAENGQKKKVEEAGKKVIEDLKKKIKFK, from the coding sequence TTGAGCTCATCGAAGACACCAGAAAAAGAGAAAGATAAAGCGAAAAAAGTGAAAGGGCCCGTGAGATGGGAAGCCGTCGTTCCGGTTACAGTTATATGTGTCTGTGCTGGATTGTATTTTTCCTTCCTGTTCGATAGCCATCTTCGCTACTTGATCGAATATACGGGAACCCATGTTCATGGGGCCGAGGTGAATGTTGGCCGAGTGAAAACCAGTTTTTTAGGTGGAAGCTTTCGTCTTTCTGAATTGCAGATCACTGACAAAGAGGATCCTTCTCGAAATATTGTCTCTATCGGAGAAATTCGCTTTGGTTTCCTGTGGGACGCCCTGTTACGCGCAAAATTCGTTGTCGAAGAAGCCTCTATTGTTGATATCCAGGCATTCTCTCCCCGAATGAGGCCCGGAAAGATTCTTCCTATCGAAGTCAGTGTCAAGGACGGGAAATCACCAGCCCTGGCAAAGCTTGAGAGTGGAATTATCGATCAAACCAAAAAGGAATTTGAAGGAAATCTTCTGAGTGATTTGGCCAATATCATTGAAGGAGCCGATCCAACCGCTCAAATTAAAAATCTTGAATCTAATCTTAAATCGAGCCTGAAGATCAAAGAACTGGAGACCAGTCTCAAAGAGAAGCAAGCCCTATGGGACGCACGTATCAAAGCGCTCCCAAAAAGTGAAGTGCTTAAAGATTTTGAAGCGAGAGTTAAGGCCATCAAAGTTGACACCAAAGATCCTGTCAAATTTGCCGCCTCCATCGGAGAAATCCAATCTCTTGTCAAAGAGGCCGATCAAAAGATAAAATCTGTCAAAGAAACAAGTGATGGCGTTAGCAACGATTTAAAAACCATCGACACAGCATTTAAAGACCTCGATCAGGTCATTAAGCAAGATATCCAGGACTTAGAAAAACATTTCAAGATCCCTCAGATCGACGTGGGTGATTTCTCAAAAAAATTATTTGGAAAGATGTTTGCGAATAAGCTCGTAACCATTCAAAAATACATGACGGTGGCCCGCGAATACCTACCTCCCCAGAAAACTGAAGAACAAAAGAAAGCTTCAGCTGATGAACAAATTGTCCCTCGCCCGCGAAGTGATGGCAAAACCTACCGTTTTCCTGTCACTCGAGGCTACCCTCTGTTTTGGCTAAAAAAGGCCAGCATTAATTCTGAACCCAGCCAAAGCAACGAATACAGTGGACGAGTGAGAGGTGAACTCCTTGATTTGACTTCGGACCCCGCCCAGATTGGAAAACCCACCGTAATCAACTTTGAAGGCGATTTTCCAAAGCAAATGCTCATGGGCCTCGTAACAAAAATTACCTTGGATCATACGACAGATAAGCCTAAAGAATCAATGCAGGCAAGCATAGCTTCCTTTCCAGTCCAACCTCAAAAATTTTCAGACAGCCTGGAAGTTAAGCTTGTACTCACTCAAGCCAAAGGAAGTTCTGATCTCAATGCTGTTCTCGAAGATGAAGAACTCAAAATCGCAGTTAAGAATAACTTTGCTGATCTAAAATATGATATCGAAGCCAGATCAAAAATGGTCCATGAGATTCTGACAAATGTAACCTCTGGAATACCCGTCATAACACTCGACGCAAGTGCCACTGGAAATTGGAAGAAGCTCAATTTAGGACTGCGATCAAATTTGGGTGATGAAATTGCCAAAGGTTTTAAGAAGCAACTGGACGAAAAGATTGAACAGGCCAGAGCCAAAATAAAGGCGCTTATAGACGAAAAAATCGCGGGGGAGCGAGCCAAATTTACCGCTGAACTAGACAAGGTCAAAGCACAGGTCAATAAGGAAATCGAAAAGGTCAATAGCGAGGTCAATAGGGCCAAAAAGGACGCTGAAGACCACCTTACTGGAAGCAAAAAGTCCGCTGAGAACGGACAAAAGAAAAAGGTTGAAGAAGCAGGAAAAAAGGTCATTGAGGATTTGAAGAAGAAGATAAAATTTAAATGA
- a CDS encoding outer membrane beta-barrel domain-containing protein — protein sequence MDGTDEKMERIKMQRKRISQIILGLTSFAIMNTSIADLMEDFNSLGGNKVLLEQAKALNPDTKIEIVQNRIVNRHLRNEFQFGYGNVVGGDAYLNSQYAGLDYSFHFNPRWSLGFKYSYYMNELASEGKHLISQFGYIPELDWPKQSYQGVINYYPIYGKFNFFGIGIVHFDFYVLAGYGEIELKSGNTAAVTAGGGFGFWFSQHLTSRLELRYLNYESERLAGAANMKLMVANFGLGYLL from the coding sequence ATGGATGGAACGGATGAAAAAATGGAACGGATAAAAATGCAAAGAAAGAGAATATCTCAGATCATTCTAGGTTTGACTTCGTTCGCTATCATGAACACGAGCATCGCCGATCTGATGGAGGATTTTAATTCTCTGGGTGGAAACAAGGTTCTTTTGGAACAAGCTAAGGCACTCAACCCTGACACTAAAATTGAAATTGTTCAAAATCGTATCGTCAATCGACACTTGAGAAATGAATTTCAGTTTGGATATGGCAATGTCGTGGGGGGAGATGCCTATTTAAATAGTCAGTATGCAGGCCTCGACTACAGTTTTCATTTTAATCCGAGATGGTCTTTAGGATTCAAGTATTCCTACTATATGAATGAATTGGCCTCAGAGGGAAAGCACTTAATAAGCCAATTTGGTTACATTCCTGAATTGGATTGGCCTAAGCAGTCCTATCAAGGGGTCATCAACTATTATCCTATCTACGGAAAGTTTAATTTCTTTGGTATTGGAATCGTTCATTTCGATTTTTATGTTCTGGCTGGATACGGCGAAATTGAATTGAAATCAGGTAACACGGCGGCGGTAACAGCCGGTGGTGGTTTTGGTTTTTGGTTTTCTCAACACCTTACCAGTCGGTTGGAACTACGCTATCTCAATTATGAGAGCGAGAGATTGGCTGGGGCGGCAAATATGAAGTTGATGGTTGCAAATTTTGGGCTTGGGTATTTGTTATGA
- a CDS encoding tetratricopeptide repeat protein yields MNIHIVTTVALGFHLFSLSISAMASDRSISVVPSAASTLAPSSEYKSKAQDSGTTDLLIGKFEKVYLNLPPEDESKIPVTLRLADLLAEKARHLSNEEAAKGCTDCGSGNRERERAIGYYSEVVNKLSEDRRSRVLSQMGHLYELNGESNKAFDLYRKIIETDKNPEILAEAQNSQGDLMYRRRQFKEALKYYEEALNFKDFANRGYVRYRQAWCHFNMGELDTAKKILEDILQSPNLLTRSESRKDGIISIDKQFQEEVSRDLATFVSRKGTTMADIEMIYNQSPESARVENVTFLANELERLGQASQSAGVWKFLLNKQSDPVKRLEGHVRLAQLESIQNHRDESIQQFEKAMNLWRQIGNCVDGSCKELKQRTKNYVVDWNREEKINPGSDLLTAYEKYLEVFNSDLDMVVWAALLAQQRKDWKKAMNFFDRAAMLRLTTEPNYMTEMPSYEKLLLSQIEVGEKSGSDELLDYSFDNYVRKSKERSKWVEVSYHKAHRLYKKADYTNAALALHDVALMPENQSLEIKIQAADLAMDSLVILKRDGEVEKWALEFSKIFKDKANEYEDLARRSVLNQAVAESDRLVDLNKIQKAWRILDRFKIQGAKDPELISYYKTKLIYAEKLRDLSQISAAIEKLISIKSINEKDLQVALASQAWLAELKLDFKTALKVSEKMKSSENLEEQFLKLAMYADLVGVESKPYYQEFLHLTKDPARRFGLAVRLVRESNYSQKVFDEFAPILKADSEAYAQLQYEIYVKFGDRLGALKRLSGDVLSKTESAKSIWREDYLARYNAIKDKIQLHSLSFKNDAVLARTLKDRMAMLNKLEVMLKEAMAKEDWTSQMLTVGLLGQESNRIYSDILALPVPSGMNEQQQTEYLQLLSQQAAPHQIRGSELTTKFAEFWSHEDLLAGFREKLSSQVGIQRDRYLSELKMVAAVAPDSMKKSLEELYTSLPNPNKVALPSLVELEGARSLVRDNPFDRDPLEKLLVLERKMGKEEMVGYLERRLAQLSDSPQVSTKRE; encoded by the coding sequence TTGAATATTCATATTGTGACGACAGTCGCTCTGGGATTTCATCTTTTTTCTCTGTCAATATCCGCTATGGCCTCAGATCGATCAATTTCTGTTGTTCCAAGTGCTGCGTCCACGCTGGCACCTTCCTCTGAGTACAAGTCGAAGGCACAAGATTCTGGAACGACAGATCTTCTTATTGGGAAATTTGAAAAGGTGTATCTCAATCTTCCTCCAGAAGACGAGTCAAAGATTCCAGTAACTTTGCGTTTGGCTGATCTCTTGGCAGAAAAGGCCCGTCATTTGTCAAATGAGGAAGCAGCCAAGGGCTGTACAGATTGCGGTTCGGGAAATCGGGAGAGAGAGAGGGCCATCGGCTATTATTCTGAGGTTGTAAATAAACTTTCGGAGGACAGACGGAGCAGAGTTTTATCACAAATGGGTCACCTTTACGAGTTAAACGGGGAATCCAATAAGGCATTCGATCTCTATCGAAAGATCATTGAGACGGACAAAAATCCTGAAATCTTGGCGGAGGCCCAGAATTCTCAGGGAGATTTGATGTACAGAAGACGTCAGTTCAAAGAGGCACTCAAGTATTACGAGGAAGCCCTGAATTTCAAGGACTTCGCAAATCGAGGATATGTCAGGTATCGACAAGCATGGTGTCATTTCAATATGGGCGAGCTTGATACCGCGAAGAAAATTCTAGAGGACATATTACAGTCACCTAATTTACTGACTCGGTCGGAATCAAGAAAGGACGGAATCATCTCCATCGATAAGCAATTTCAAGAGGAGGTTTCGAGAGATTTAGCGACCTTTGTTTCCCGCAAGGGGACGACGATGGCTGACATTGAGATGATTTACAATCAAAGCCCCGAGAGCGCGCGAGTTGAAAATGTCACTTTTCTCGCCAACGAGTTGGAAAGGTTGGGACAGGCGAGTCAAAGTGCCGGTGTTTGGAAATTTCTTTTGAATAAGCAGTCGGATCCTGTGAAGCGCTTAGAGGGCCATGTTCGTTTGGCACAGTTGGAATCAATTCAAAATCACAGAGATGAATCGATACAGCAATTCGAAAAGGCGATGAACCTTTGGAGGCAGATTGGAAACTGCGTCGATGGCAGTTGCAAAGAACTCAAACAGAGAACTAAGAACTATGTGGTTGACTGGAATCGCGAGGAAAAAATCAATCCGGGCTCTGATTTATTAACGGCCTACGAAAAATATTTGGAGGTCTTCAATAGTGACCTTGATATGGTGGTGTGGGCGGCCCTGCTTGCCCAACAGAGAAAAGATTGGAAAAAGGCGATGAATTTTTTTGATCGCGCAGCTATGCTTCGGTTAACGACAGAGCCTAACTACATGACTGAGATGCCAAGTTATGAAAAATTACTTTTGAGTCAAATCGAAGTTGGAGAGAAGTCAGGAAGCGACGAACTTCTTGATTATTCTTTTGACAACTATGTCCGTAAAAGTAAGGAACGGAGCAAGTGGGTAGAAGTTAGCTATCATAAAGCTCATCGTTTGTATAAAAAGGCGGACTATACAAATGCTGCCCTCGCCTTGCACGATGTTGCGCTGATGCCTGAAAATCAGTCATTAGAAATAAAAATTCAGGCTGCTGACCTTGCGATGGATTCTCTCGTTATTTTAAAAAGAGATGGAGAGGTAGAGAAATGGGCGTTGGAATTCTCCAAAATATTTAAAGACAAAGCGAACGAATACGAAGATTTGGCACGGCGATCAGTGCTCAACCAGGCCGTGGCAGAGTCGGATCGGTTGGTCGATTTAAATAAGATACAAAAAGCTTGGAGAATTCTTGACCGCTTCAAAATCCAAGGAGCCAAAGATCCTGAATTGATTTCATATTACAAAACCAAATTGATCTACGCTGAGAAATTGCGAGATCTTTCTCAGATTTCTGCTGCTATCGAAAAGCTAATTTCCATCAAATCGATCAACGAAAAGGACCTTCAGGTGGCTTTGGCAAGTCAAGCTTGGCTTGCCGAACTTAAACTTGATTTTAAGACTGCACTGAAGGTTTCTGAAAAGATGAAGAGCTCGGAGAATTTAGAAGAGCAATTTCTAAAGTTGGCGATGTATGCTGATCTTGTTGGAGTCGAATCAAAACCTTATTATCAGGAGTTTTTACATCTGACAAAGGACCCGGCGAGGCGATTTGGTCTCGCTGTTAGGTTGGTGAGGGAATCAAATTATTCGCAGAAGGTATTTGATGAATTTGCACCAATATTGAAAGCAGATAGTGAGGCCTATGCGCAGCTACAGTACGAGATTTATGTTAAGTTTGGTGATCGTCTTGGGGCTCTGAAGCGTCTGTCGGGTGATGTGTTATCAAAAACGGAATCAGCTAAGTCTATTTGGCGCGAAGACTATCTTGCACGATACAATGCCATAAAGGATAAAATTCAGCTTCATTCGCTCAGCTTCAAGAACGACGCAGTTCTTGCACGTACCCTAAAAGATCGCATGGCGATGTTAAATAAGTTAGAAGTTATGTTGAAGGAGGCAATGGCCAAGGAAGATTGGACCAGCCAGATGTTGACAGTTGGTTTGTTAGGTCAAGAATCAAATCGAATCTATTCAGATATTCTGGCTCTTCCGGTTCCGTCTGGAATGAATGAGCAACAGCAGACAGAGTATTTGCAATTACTTTCTCAACAGGCAGCTCCTCATCAAATCAGAGGATCTGAATTGACCACAAAGTTTGCGGAATTTTGGAGTCATGAAGATTTACTTGCAGGATTTCGAGAAAAATTGTCGAGTCAGGTAGGAATTCAGAGAGACAGATATTTGTCGGAACTAAAAATGGTGGCTGCCGTGGCACCTGATTCAATGAAGAAGTCTCTGGAGGAACTATACACGTCGCTACCGAATCCAAATAAAGTTGCATTGCCATCTTTGGTGGAACTGGAGGGGGCGAGAAGCTTGGTGAGAGACAATCCGTTTGATCGTGATCCACTTGAAAAGCTGCTTGTTCTAGAAAGAAAGATGGGAAAGGAAGAAATGGTCGGATATTTGGAGAGGCGCCTGGCCCAGCTTTCGGATTCGCCACAGGTGTCTACAAAGAGGGAGTGA
- a CDS encoding biopolymer transporter ExbD: MVRSVIQQTAMSSPIRAASNISPKEGKNRKSLVAGLMITSLVDAFSILVIFLLASFSKSGEVLSLSKNMELPPASLSDELKRTTLIKLDSGKIFVEDKEVTIKNLIKILIGIRKQVFASSGNDQNVEPSLTVQADRRVPYHELSQIILAGAQSGFGEVRFAVLAK; encoded by the coding sequence ATGGTTCGAAGTGTGATCCAGCAAACAGCAATGTCGAGCCCGATTAGAGCGGCCTCCAATATTTCTCCCAAAGAGGGCAAGAATCGAAAAAGTTTAGTTGCGGGCCTCATGATTACCTCACTTGTCGACGCCTTCTCAATTCTGGTGATTTTCTTATTGGCTAGCTTCTCGAAGTCAGGTGAGGTTCTCAGTTTATCAAAAAACATGGAGCTGCCGCCCGCAAGCCTTTCCGATGAACTAAAGAGAACAACGCTGATTAAGTTAGATTCTGGAAAGATATTTGTTGAGGACAAAGAGGTGACCATCAAAAACTTGATAAAAATTCTCATTGGAATTCGAAAGCAAGTTTTCGCTTCATCCGGAAATGATCAAAATGTTGAGCCATCCCTGACCGTTCAAGCGGATCGTCGCGTACCATATCATGAGTTGAGTCAGATTATTTTGGCTGGAGCTCAGTCCGGATTTGGCGAAGTGAGATTTGCTGTACTAGCTAAATAG
- a CDS encoding TlpA family protein disulfide reductase has translation MRHGLNGMIAVAFAAGIMWLGWWKYQDFLTQGSRPPPGTQKLNEMEAEGVPDFSIEDIDGNRVELSDFKDKIVILSFWASWCEPCVQEFPSLVHLIKEMKGDVVLLAISADHSLEALQAFIKAFDAKDPNIKIMWDKSQRVAGLYGTEILPESYILGYQNKVIRKIAGVDKWDGPQAISFFKELVELRNPKIKEGTDTDTEEGEEVEESEVGET, from the coding sequence ATGAGACACGGATTAAATGGAATGATTGCTGTTGCTTTTGCGGCCGGCATTATGTGGCTGGGGTGGTGGAAATACCAGGACTTTCTTACTCAAGGATCGCGCCCTCCTCCCGGAACTCAGAAATTGAACGAGATGGAAGCGGAGGGAGTCCCTGATTTTAGCATCGAGGATATTGACGGAAATCGTGTAGAGCTCTCTGATTTCAAGGACAAAATTGTTATTCTGAGCTTTTGGGCCTCATGGTGCGAACCTTGCGTTCAGGAGTTTCCGTCCTTGGTTCACTTGATCAAGGAAATGAAAGGAGACGTTGTTTTGCTTGCGATCAGCGCCGACCACAGCCTCGAAGCACTTCAGGCGTTCATTAAGGCCTTTGACGCGAAGGATCCGAATATCAAAATTATGTGGGACAAGTCGCAGAGAGTGGCGGGACTTTACGGCACCGAGATTCTCCCAGAGTCATATATATTGGGATATCAAAATAAAGTGATCCGAAAAATAGCAGGCGTGGACAAGTGGGATGGCCCACAGGCCATTTCTTTTTTTAAGGAATTGGTTGAACTGAGAAATCCAAAGATAAAAGAGGGTACGGATACCGATACTGAGGAAGGCGAAGAGGTTGAAGAGTCAGAAGTGGGCGAGACGTGA